The genomic region ATTGAGCGGTTCATCGGCGAAATCGTGCAGATACCGCCGATGTACTCGGCGCTCAAGCGCGACGGCAAGCCGCTCTACGAATACGCGCGCGCGGGGCAGACGGTCGAGCGCGAAGGACGCCAGGTGACGATTCACGCGCTCGCGATGATCGCGTGCGCGCTGCCGCTCGTGACGTTTCGCGTGACGTGCAGCAAGGGCACGTATGTCCGCACGCTCGCGGAAGACATCGGCGAGGCGCTCGGTTGTGGCGCGCATCTGACCGCGCTGCGGCGCACGGGCGTCGGCGCGCTGACGCTCGAAAACGCGGTGACGCTCGATGCATTGGCGGCCATGACCGAAGCGGAGCGCGACCAAACGCTCCAGCCGGTCGACGCGCTATTGTCCACGTTCCCCGCTATCCGGCTCGACGACGCCGCGACCGCGCGCTTTCTTCATGGTCAGCGCCTGAAGCTCGCGGAGGTATCGTCCGCCGGACTCGAAGCCGGGCGCGTCCGTGTGTATGCGCAGGAGGGCGGCCGCTTGCTGGGCGTCGCGAAAGCGGGTGAGGGCGTGCTCGCGCCGGAGCGCCTGGTCGTCACGGCGAACTGAAACAAAAAAGCCTGGAATCGCAAGATTCCAGGCTTTTTTTTACGATCACGCGCTTCTAGCCGATCAGTGCGCCGCCGATGCCGCCGCCGCCGAGTCGCCGCCCGACGTCCGCTCGGGCCGCGTGATCCAGATCAGCGCAATCAGCGCGACGAAAATCCCCGCCGAAATATAGAACATGTCGTTCACGCCCAACTGCGCGGCCTGCTGCGTCGCCATGCTGTTGAACAGGCCGTAAGCCTGCTGCTGCGACATGCCGAGCGCGCTCATCTGCTGCACGGAATTGGCGAACGTCGGATTGAACGAGTTCGCCTGCTCGACGAGTTGCGCGTGATGCACGATCGAGCGATGCTCCCACGCCGTCGAAAAAATCGACGTGCCGATACCGCCGCACATGATCCGCACGAAGTTCGACAAGCCCGACGCTGCCGGAATGCGATGCCCCGGCAATCCTGACAACGTGATGGACACGAGCGGAATGAAGAAGCCCGCCATGCCGATGCCCTGAATGAGCGTCGGCAGCGTCAGCGACCATGTGTCGACGCCCGTCGTGTAGCGTGAACGCATCCAGAAGCACAACGCGAAGACGAGGAACGCAGCCGTCGCGATGCGTCGCGGATCGGTGCGCGGCAGGAACTTGCCGGTGAGCGGCGAGAGCAGGATCGCGAACACGCCGACCGGCGCCATCACGAGACCGGCGTTCGTCGCCGTATAGCCGATATCGGTTTGCAGCCACAGCGGCAGCAGCACGAGATTGCCGAAGTAGAGCCCGTAGCCGATCGAAAGCGCGATGGTGCCGCCCGTGAAGTTGCGCAGTTCGAAGAGCGACAGATCGACGACCGGATGCTCCGCCGTCAACTCCCACACGATGAAGAACGCGAACGAAATCACCGCGATCAGCGCGAGCACGACGATGGTGGTCGAGTTGAACCAGTCGAGGTCCTTGCCCTTGTCGAGCATGACCTGCAGCGAGCCGACCCAGACGACGAGCAGCCCGAGACCGACGGTATCGATCGGCGCCTTGCGAATCACGCTGTCCCGGTCGCGGAAAATAGCGAAGGTGGCGAGCGCTGCCGCAAACCCGACCGGAATGTTCACGTAGAAGATCCACGGCCAGGAGATGTTGTCCGAGATCCAGCCGCCGAGCACCGGCCCCGCGACCGGCGCGATAAGCGTGGTCATCGACCACATCGAGAGCGCCATCGGCGCCTTTTCGCGCGGATAGCTCGCGAGCAGCAGCGTCTGCGAAAGCGGAATCATCGGGCCGGCGACCGCGCCTTGCAGCACGCGCGCGGCGAGCAGGAACGGCAGCGTCGGCGCGAGTCCGCACAGCCACGACGCGAGCACGAACAAAATAATCGAGCCGAGAAAGAGGCGCACTTGCCCGAAGCGCTGCGTGAGCCAGCCGGTGAGCGGCACCGAGATCGCGTTGGCGACCGCGAACGACGTGATGACCCACGTGCCCTGATCGGACGAGACGCCGAGATCGCCGGAGATCGACGGAATCGAAACGTTCGCGATCGACGTGTCGAGCACGTTCATGAACACGGCGAGCGAGACCGCGATGGTCCCGACGACGAGCTTGCCGCCCGAAAGCGGCGGATGGACGACGTTAGCTTGAGACATGTGTCGAGTGTGCGAGGGTGCCGCTTACATCAGCTTGGCGGCCGACGCGGACTTCGTCGCGTTGCCGCGCGAGGTCGACGACGAAGCCGAAGGCGCCGACGTGCCTTGCGTACCCGCGCCGCTGCCCGCGTTCTGCTGAATGATGCGCGCGATTTCTTCGTCGGCCTGTGCGCCGTACTTGTCGAACACGTTCGTCTGATACACCGTGTTCTGCGCGGCGCCGAGCTGGCCGCCGCTCTCGTCCTTGATGGTGACGTCGACGTTCATCGAGAGGCCGATACGCAGCGGATGCTGCTCCAGTTCCTTCGGATCGAGCTCGATGCGAACCGGCAGGCGCTGCACGACCTTGATCCAGTTGCCGGTCGCGTTCTGCGCGGGCAGCAGCGAGAAGGCAGAGCCCGTGCCTGCCGAGAAACCGATTACCTTGCCGTGGAAGACGACGCCCGAACCGTAGAGGTCGGCCGTCAGTTCGACCGGCTGGCCGATGCGCATGTGCTTCAGCTGCACTTCCTTGAAGTTCGCGTCGACCCACACGCCATTGAGCGGCACGATCGCCATCAGCGGATTGCCGGGCGCGACGCGCTGGCCGACCTGCACCGAGCGCTTCGCCACATAGCCCGTGACCGGCGCGGGCAGGGTGTTGCGCGCGTAGTTGATGTACGAATCGCGGACCTTCGCGGCGGCGGCGAGCACGTTCGGGTGATCCGCGATGGTCGTATTCGCCGTCAGCGACCGGTTCGACGCCAGTTCCTGCTGGGCGGCGTCGAGCGCGGCCTGCGCGCTGCGCACGGCATCGCGTGCATGCGAGATTTCTTCCTGCGATACCGCGCCCGTCTGCGCAACCGTCAGGCGGCGGCGAAGGTCGTCCTGCGTACGCGAAAGATCCGACTTGCGCAGCGCGACTTGTGCTTCGTACTGGTTGTTGTTGACGAAGAACGTGCGGACCTGGCGCACGGTCTGCGCGAGATTCGCCTCCGCCTGATCGAGCGCGACTTTCGAATCGGCGGGATCGAGCGCGACGAGCGGATCGCCGA from Caballeronia sp. Lep1P3 harbors:
- the truB gene encoding tRNA pseudouridine(55) synthase TruB; amino-acid sequence: MKGGPKIPRRALDGVLLLDKPLGLSSNDALIKAKRLYLAKKAGHTGTLDPLATGLLPLCFGEATKFSQDLLDADKTYEATMRLGVRTTTGDAEGEAIESREVACDEAAVEAAIERFIGEIVQIPPMYSALKRDGKPLYEYARAGQTVEREGRQVTIHALAMIACALPLVTFRVTCSKGTYVRTLAEDIGEALGCGAHLTALRRTGVGALTLENAVTLDALAAMTEAERDQTLQPVDALLSTFPAIRLDDAATARFLHGQRLKLAEVSSAGLEAGRVRVYAQEGGRLLGVAKAGEGVLAPERLVVTAN
- a CDS encoding DHA2 family efflux MFS transporter permease subunit, producing the protein MSQANVVHPPLSGGKLVVGTIAVSLAVFMNVLDTSIANVSIPSISGDLGVSSDQGTWVITSFAVANAISVPLTGWLTQRFGQVRLFLGSIILFVLASWLCGLAPTLPFLLAARVLQGAVAGPMIPLSQTLLLASYPREKAPMALSMWSMTTLIAPVAGPVLGGWISDNISWPWIFYVNIPVGFAAALATFAIFRDRDSVIRKAPIDTVGLGLLVVWVGSLQVMLDKGKDLDWFNSTTIVVLALIAVISFAFFIVWELTAEHPVVDLSLFELRNFTGGTIALSIGYGLYFGNLVLLPLWLQTDIGYTATNAGLVMAPVGVFAILLSPLTGKFLPRTDPRRIATAAFLVFALCFWMRSRYTTGVDTWSLTLPTLIQGIGMAGFFIPLVSITLSGLPGHRIPAASGLSNFVRIMCGGIGTSIFSTAWEHRSIVHHAQLVEQANSFNPTFANSVQQMSALGMSQQQAYGLFNSMATQQAAQLGVNDMFYISAGIFVALIALIWITRPERTSGGDSAAAASAAH
- a CDS encoding efflux RND transporter periplasmic adaptor subunit — its product is MSDPQQNAAAAAPKQNNGKRRRLMTLIVLVIIIAAVAYGLYYFLVARFHEATDDAYVNGNVVQITPQVVGTVISVNADDTQTVKIGDPLVALDPADSKVALDQAEANLAQTVRQVRTFFVNNNQYEAQVALRKSDLSRTQDDLRRRLTVAQTGAVSQEEISHARDAVRSAQAALDAAQQELASNRSLTANTTIADHPNVLAAAAKVRDSYINYARNTLPAPVTGYVAKRSVQVGQRVAPGNPLMAIVPLNGVWVDANFKEVQLKHMRIGQPVELTADLYGSGVVFHGKVIGFSAGTGSAFSLLPAQNATGNWIKVVQRLPVRIELDPKELEQHPLRIGLSMNVDVTIKDESGGQLGAAQNTVYQTNVFDKYGAQADEEIARIIQQNAGSGAGTQGTSAPSASSSTSRGNATKSASAAKLM